Part of the Stackebrandtia endophytica genome is shown below.
GCGTTACGTCAATTCAGTGATCGACCTGATCGGTGACACCCCGCTGGTGAAGCTGAACAAGGTGACCGAGGGCATCGACGCCCTCGTGTTGGCCAAGGTCGAATATGTCAACCCCGGTGGCAGCGTCAAGGACCGCATCGCCACCCGCATGATCGAGGACGCCGAGAAGGCGGGTCTGCTCAAACCAGGCGGGACCATTGTGGAGCCGACGAGCGGCAACACCGGTGTCGGCCTGGCGATGGTGGCCCAGCAGAAGGGTTACGACTGCGTCTTCGTCTGCCCGGACAAGGTCTCTGAGGACAAGCGCAACGTGCTCAAAGCCTATGGCGCCCGCGTCGAAGTGTGCCCGACGGCGGTGGCTCCCGAGGACCCCCGCTCCTACTACAACGTGTCCGACCGCCTGGTGAAGGAGATTCCCGGCGCGTGGAAGCCGGACCAGTACTCCAATCCGGCCAACCCGCGGTCGCACTACGAGACCACCGGCCCGGAGCTGTGGAAGCAGACCGAGGGGCGCATCACCCACTTCGTCGCCGGTGTCGGCACGGGCGGGACCATCTCCGGAACCGGGCGTTACCTGAAGGATCAGGGCGACGTCAAGGTGATCGGGGCCGACCCGGAGGGCTCGGTGTACTCCGGCGGTACCGGACGGCCGTACCTGGTCGAGGGTGTGGGCGAGGACTTCTGGCCCGGCAACTACGACCGCACCATCTGCGATGAGATCGTGGAGGTCACCGACGCCGACTCGTTCGCGATGACCCGGCGCCTGGCGCTGGAGGAGGGGCTGCTGGTCGGTGGTTCCTGCGGTATGGCGGTGGTCGCGGCGCTGGAGGTGGCCCGTAAAGCCGGACCCGACGACGTGATCGTGGTGCTGTTGCCCGACGGTGGCCGCGGTTACCTGTCGAAGATCTTCAACGACGAGTGGCTGACCGAGTACGGCTTCCTGAAGGCCGGGAACGTCGACACCACCGTCGCCGAGGTCTTGGACGAGAAGACCGGCAACCTGCCCGAGCTGGTTCACGTTCACCCGACCGACACCGTTCGGGATGCGATCGGCATTCTGCGGGAGTACGGGGTGTCGCAGATGCCGGTGCTGAAGGCCGAGCCGCCGGTGGTGACCGGTGAGATCGCCGGGGCCGTCGCCGAGCGCGATCTGTTGGACGCCCTGTTCAGCGGGTCGGCGGCGCTGCATGATCCGGTGGAGCGGCACGTCGGACCGAGCCTGCCGATGATCGGTGGTGGCGAGCCGGTCGCCAGGGCGGTCGACCTGCTGGCCAAGGATGACGCGGCAGTGGTGCTTGTGGACGGTAAGCCACGAGGCATCCTGACGCGCCAGGACCTGTTGACCTACCTGCAGGGTCGGTAACGAACCCCGGCCGCTGGGAACGGCAGAGGCCGTTCCCAGCGGTTTTCTTCGGTCTATCTGATCGAAACATCCGCATGTTTGACAATTGCGGGATAGTGGAGCGCACGAACCGACTTCGGTTCTCATGCCCACAAAGGAGAGATATGAGCTCTCGTCCGCAGCTGTCCCGCCGCAACCTGTTGCGCGGGTCCGCCGTCGCCCTCGGCGCCGGACTGTCCGGTGTCGCCCTCGCCGGTACCGCCTCGGCTTCCGACTTCTACAACCCGTTCGCCGGATACCCGATATCCGACGGCTGGGCCGAACACGTCGCCCGTGGATCACTGGGCGGCATCGACTATCCGATGTCGGTCGGCACCACACTGCCCGCCTGCGGCGGCGGAACCGTCACCAACAACCCGAACAACGGAACCGGCGGATACACCGTCACCATCGCCCACCCCAACGGATATCGCAGCCAGTACCTGCATCTGTCCGGATTCCTACTGGCCAACGGCACCGTCGTCTCGGCCGGCGCGGCCGTCGGCCTGTCCGGGGGAGCCGCCGGTGCACCGGGCTCCGGCTCGTCCACCGGACCGCACTGCCACTGGCACATGATCAACCCGAGCGGCACCCGCATCAACCCGTTGGAGTTCCTCGGCGGGGGTGGCGGTGGTGGTCTGCCCAAGACGTCGACCGAGCAGGACGGCATCCCCGGCCCCATCTTCTGGAAGCGGGTGCAGAACTGGGTACGTATCGACGCCGGATACACCGGTCCCATCGACGGCGCTCCCGGTCCCAACACCTACGCGGCGATGCAGCGCTACCTGGCGGCCCACCACGGCTACGGCGGTCCCGCCGACGGTGATCCCGGTCCGAACACCTACGCGGCCCTGCAACGGCTGGCCGCGCAGCACGGCTACACCGGACCCATCGACGGCGAGATGGGCCCGAACTCCTGGCGCGGAGTGGCCCGATTCGTCAACCAGAACCGGTTCGACTGACCCCGGCACCGACCCGTTGGACGTCGTTACGGCGTCCAGCGGGTCGCGAAGTCTCAGCCCGGTTCTCCTGTCGGCGTTGGAGGGTGCATGTGGGTTCATCGGGTGTTCGATACCGGCAGGCGGGTACAGATCGCATCCGTCCCGTCGTTGCAGGATCAAAGAGCCCACTCCGATCGTGAGCGCCGGTAACCTTGGGCCAGAATGGTTTCATCGACGGACACGGGCCTGCGAGAGCGATCGGATTCGGTGATGGCGTCGGGTGGCTACCGCAATAACTCCATAGTGGTGCTTGAAGTGATCATGGTCCAAAACCGGCCAAGATCACGATAAACCCGCAGGTCGGCTCTTGTGCTCCCCGCACGCGCGGGGATGGACCGGCAGCTATTCAGTCAGGCAAGTTGCGGCATGGGTGCTCCCCGCACGCGCGGGGATGGACCCGAGATCGCAATCTCCAGCTCGCGGTTGGTCATGTGCTCCCCGCACACGCGGGGATGGACCGTGGACATCGAGATCACGAGCGAAACCGTCTATGTGCTCCCCGCACGCGCGGGGATGGACCCACATTCGAAGGCTTCCAAAGAACATCACGCTTGTGCTCCCCGCGCGGGGAGCACCACAGCGCTCCGGCTCTTTCGCATACCGAGCGTGAGGTGGCCGTTTCGGTGATCCGGTCACCTCACGGTTGGTGTCGAGGCGCTGAAGCGAACACTTCAGGATGGGGGCATGAGAACCAACACCTATGCTCCCGAGTTCCGTCTCGTCGTCACCGGCGGCGGCACCGGTGGCCACGTCTACCCGGCACTGACAACGGTGAACACGCTGCGAGAGCGGCTCGCCGCCGAGGGCGGTGACATGCAGGTGTTGTGGGTGGGCCAGGTCGACAGTCTGGAGGCCCGCGTAGCCCAAGCCGAGGGCATCGACTTCACCTCGGTCGCGGTCGGCAAGATCCGCCGGTCATCCAATCCGCTGAAGATGTTGTCGCCGAGGAACATCCGCGACATGGCCAATGTCCCGATCGGTGTGATGCAGGCCCGCAAGGTGTTGCGACGGTTCCGTCCCGACGTGGTCCTGGCCACCGGGGGATACGTGACGGTCCCGGTCGGTTTGGCGGCACGCTTCAACAAGGTGCCCCTGGTGATTCACGAACAGACGGTCCGGCTCGGCTTGGCCAACCGGCTGTTGGCCCGGGAGGGCGTACGGGTCGCGGTGTCGTCGGAGGCGTCGCTGCCGTTGCTGCCGGAGGCGGTGCGGCCCTCGGCGGTCGTGACCGGCAACCCGGTCCGGCGCGAGATCTTCACCGGACACCCGGGGCGGGCCGCTCAGGCGCTCGGCTTCACCGGTTGGGAATCCGGGTTGCCGACCGTATACGTCACCGGTGGTTCGACGGGCGCGGCGCAGGTCAACGAACTCATGACGCAGATCCTGCCCCGGTTGTTGCCTTACGCCAACGTGATCCACCAGTGTGGGGCAGGCCAGTTCGACGAGCTGCGGCAACGACCGTTGAACGTTCCCGGTGAGCTCGCCCGGCGGTACCACCTGACGGCGTTCCTCGGTTCGGAGCTGCCCGACGTCCTCGCGCTGGCCGACATCGTCGTGTCGCGAAGCGGCGCCGGTACCGTCGCCGAACTGACCGCCCTCGGTAAGCCGGCCGTGTTCATTCCGTATCCGCATGCTGCCGGTGACGAACAGGCTCACAACGCCCTGCATCTGGCCGAACAGAACGCCGCGGTCGCTCTACTGGGAGAAGTCACCGCCGAACGTCTGCTCGACGCGGTGGGGCGGCTGTTGTCGGATGCGTGGGCGCGAACCGACATGGCCGGTCGGGCCAAAGCCGTGGGCAAGCCCAACGCCGCTTACCACCTGGCCGACCTCGTGCTGGCTGCGGCGCGATCGGGTGCCGGTAAGTGACTCCGCTGAGCTGGACGCGGCGACGTGTCCAGCTCAGCTCGATAGGTTGAAATAATCAAAACCGGCGATTAGATTCCTCTCATGAATCATGATCGTCTACTCGCGTCATCGTTCGGGGCGGCTGCAACCGCCTATGCCGAGCACCGTCCCGACTACGCCGATGCCGCGATTCGCTGGGCGCTGGAGCATGCGCCCGGCCGACGAGTCCTCGATCTGGGCGCCGGCACCGGAAAGCTGACCGCCGCGCTGCTCGCCTTCGGCGCCGACGTCATCGCTGTCGAACCCGATTCGGCGATGCTGGCACAGTTGCGGCAGTCGCTGCCGCAGGTCCGTGCCCTGTCGGGGAGTGCCGAGTCGATTCCGCTGCCCGACTCCGCTGTGGACGCCGTGGTCGCCGGCAACGCGATGCACTGGTTCGACATGACCACCGCGGGCCCCGAGATCGCCAGAGTCCTTGCACCCCAAGGGGTGCTGGCAGGCCTGTGGAACGTCATGGACGATCGCGTCGGGTGGGTGGCCGCGCTCGAACGAGTCAGCGGCAGTGCGGCCATCGGACCGCGCGACACCCTGAGCGGTTGGCGCACCGCCACGGCCGACATGCACCTGCCCGCCACCGGGCCGACGCTGTTCGGCTCGCCGGAACAGGCTGAGTTCCCGCACGGTCAGCCCCGCACCGCCGACTCACTGGCCGCCACGCTGGGGACCCGTGCGGGAATGCTGGTCATGCCGCAGCCGGAACGACGGGCCACGCTGGACCGTATTCGTGGATTCCTCGCCGCTGAATCGGAAACCGCCGACGGTGAGTTCACCCTGCCCCTGCTGAGCGGAGTACTCCGGTTGCGCCGCCTGCCGAACGGTCAGAACCGCACGCCGCGCTTGGCGAGGTAGTCGCGGGGGTCGACGGCGGTGCCCGGCCAGGCCGGGTAGGCCATGTGCGTCTCGAAGTGCAGATGCGGGCCCGACGAGTTGCCGGACGAACCCATGGTGCCGATCTCCTGGCCCGCCGAGACCCGCTCGCCCACGGCGACCGGTGGCTCGGATTCGAAGTGGCAGTAGCGGGTCACGGTCTGGTCGGTGTGCAGGATCTCCAGGTACCACCCACAACCCAGGACCTGTGGACTGCCGTCGACGTCGCAGGAGTAGGGCGCGCCGTCGGCGGTGTGCGCGTTGCACAGCACCGTGACCACCGTGCCGTCACCGGCGGCCAGGATCGGGGTTCCGCGATAGCCGGAGAAGTCGATCCCGTCGTGTCCCGGCCCGTCCGGGGTGCGGAAGCCGCCGCCGGCGGACACCCCCGGAGTCGGATGGGTGTACTCGCCGGGTGAGACCACCGGGAGGCAGTCGATGCTGCCCTGCAACATGGTCATCAGCACCCGTGCGCTGGCCTGGTTCTCCGCGTACACGGTGCCTTTCGCCTCACCCTGGACGACGCGCGCGACCTGGGCCGGCGGCATGTCCTGCCAGCCGCCGACCTCGACCATCCGGTCGAAGAACCGTCCGGCGGAGTAGCCGGGGTCGCTCAGCTGTTCGGCGTCGCCGATCGCCTCCGAGGGAGTCCACCCGAAGATGCCCACCCCGTCGGCATCGTCGTCGGGTTGCTGATTGAGGAGGCCGGTGTCGGCCATGGACGCGGTGATCGCGATCAGCGACGCCCGTTCGGGCAGGTGTCGTTCCAACGCGATCGTGTGGATCGTGCTCGCGGTCTCGAACTGTGAGGAGAAGTAGCCGAAGGTGGCGATGCCGTGCTGTTCGGATTCGGCGGGTACACAGGTGGTGGGGTCGTCGGCCTGGGTGATGGTCGGGGCCGCCACGATTCCGGTGGTCAGGACGGCGGCGGCCACGGTGGTCAGGAGCACGGATCTCATCGGCAATCCAGAATGGGGTGGGGAACGTCCGGGGAGGTGCGGTGGGAACTCTACGAGCTGGTCACCCGGGGTCGTCAAGCCCAGGAGGCCAGTCGATGTCGATTCGTTACCTTCAGTTATATCCCCAGGTCACGACCGCACCTTCCCGTCACTCTCCGATCAGGCGTCCCAGGATTCCACCGGGTACGTATGGATGGCCGCCAATGCCGGATCGTGCCCCGTCACCCAGTCGGACAGTTGAGGCGGGGTGTACAGATCGGGGGCGATCCAGGTCCGTTCGTCCAGGGGGTTCGAGGTCTGCCAATACAGGTCGGAGACGTTGGCGGTCAGTCCGCTGTACGGCAGCCGGAACTCGATCACCTCGCCGGTGAAGTTCGGGCTGGACCCGGTCGGCTCTCCCACGAAGGTCGCCTCGGTGTGGGCGCCGAGCATGGTCGCGGTGTTCTGCGCGGCCGAGAACGTGTTGCGGCCGATGACGATGAACAACGCGTTTGGCCGGTTCAACCGGGGACGGGCCAGTATGTGCGTCAGCAGTGGCAGCGCCTTGAACGTGTTGCCGCCGCCGTTCCACCGCAGGTCGATCACCAGGCGATCCGCGGTGACCTCGTCGAACTGCGCGAACAGCTTCTCGAAGAACTCGGCGAGGGGTTCATCCGGCTCCTCGACCAGCGAGTTGAATCCGAAGTGGATCAATGAGTTCGCCGCGTCGTGCGCGAACCAGTACCGTTCGCCGATTCGGGCCAGGTGGGCGGGCGGATTCGGTCCCCGATCCGGCAGCCAATCCCAGCCCGGCAGCCGGTGCCGATGTCCCCACGCGGGTCCCGGTGGGTCGACCGCGGTGAGGTTCACCAGTCGGCTGCCGGGACCGTCGCCGACCTCCAGGCGGACGCGGTCGGGCCGGTCGGCCACACCGAGGGCGTGCAGGATCGGCAGGTGACGCAAGCCCCCGACGGCCTCGCTGAGCAACTGCTGCCGATTGTCGTGGGTGGTGACCGACTCGACGGCGTCCAGCACCGACCGCACCGGATGCCCGTCGATCGACAGCAGCTCCCGCCCCACCAGGTCGGCGTGCTCCGGCGCGGCGGCGGTGATGTGCACCGACTCACCGAATTGAAAGAGGCGGATCGGCAACTCCCTGCGCCATTCGTCGCGGTCGTTGTCGAGGCTCACCCAGGCGTGGCCGTCTCCCAGCAGGGCGAGGATCCGGCGCAGCTCGACCACGATCTGCAGATCAGTCAGTTCCGGAATGCGCCGGTCGAGATCGGCGGCGGCGCGGGTCACCGGTTCGGTGAACCGGTGTGCGACCGGGGAGCGGCGGTGGATCTCCGTGACGAGCAACGCCAGATCGGCGCGCCAACCGGAATCACGGTCGGCGGGTGCCTCGGGCAGGGCACAGTGGACGAATCGGGGGAGGGTTCGCAACCCGTCGAAGACCTCGTCGTCGAGATCGCTGCGGTTGGGCAGGCCCAGCTCCAGGGCGGTCTCGACCTCCTCGATCGCCCCGCCTCGGTCGCCGAGGCGCGCGAGGCATTTGGCGATGTCCAACGACAGTTCCGCCTTCGTGCGGAAGAGGTACGCGTTCTTGTCGTACACGCCGTGTCGGCGGGCGGCGTCGTACGCGGTCAGGGCGGACAGCGGCTCGCCCGCCTGGTAGTGGGCCTCGCCCAGCCGATACCAGGCGTCGCCCCTGGTCGGGTTGAGCCGGGTGAGTTCGGCCCACAGCGTCGCGGCGGTGGGCCAGTCGGATTCCTCGGTCGCCTTGCGGGCGCGGTGGGCGAGACGCAGGTATGTGGGGGTGTCCACTGTCAACTCCCTCTATCGGGGTTCGTCGATGACGTCATTGTGACAATACCTGACGGCATTAAAGGTGTCATTCGTGGTGCCGACCTGACGGATGTGTCGGAGACGAAAACCGCCTCACCCGACCAAGGCAGGGGAACGGTCGGATGAGGCGGGGTCAACGCGGAGTCGACGGTGGATCAGGGGATCAGGACCACCTTGCCGACCGTCTCCCGGGTCTCCAGCGCATGCTGGGCCTTCCCCGCCTCCGCCAGCGGGAACGACTGAGTGATGGGGACCATCCGGCGTTGCGCCACCTGTCGCAGCGCCTCCGTCTCAAGGGCGCGGATTCCGCCGGGACGCTTCAAGATGGTGGGGCCCAACACGACCGATGCGGTCAGGTATCGCTCGAACAGGTCGGCGGCCGACAATTCGATCGGTTCGCCCGCCGACCAACCGAACATGATCAGTTTTCCGCCGATGCCCAACAGATCGAAGGCGGCCCGGCCCGGTTTGCCGCCGACGCCGTCGAACACCAGGGTCGCCTCGCGTCCGGCCAGCTCGTCACGCACCAGCAGTGGCCAACCCTCGGCGCGATAGTCGACGGCGATCACCTCGGAGGCCAACGCCCGAACCTGGTCGACCTTCGCAGGGCCACCGGCCAGGCCGACGACCGTCGCGCCGACGGCCCGCGCCGCCTGGACCAGTAGGTTGCCGATACCGCCGGCCGCCGCCGTCACCACGACGACGTCGTCGGCGCTGATGGGTGTGTTGTCCAGGATGCCGACGGCGGTTCGCCCGGTGCCGATCATCGTGACCGCCTCGGCGTCGTCGACGCCCTCGGGGATCTCGTGCACGGCCTCCACCTCGCGGACCGCCTTCTCCGCATACCCGCCACTGGCCATCCCGAGGTGGGTGACGACCCGTTTGCCCAGCCAGGATTCGTCCACGTCCTCACCGACCTGGTCCACCACCCCGGCGACCTCCCGGCCCGGTGTCATCGGCAACTCCGGCGGCGCGAACGGGCCCGAACCGGTGCCGGTACGAATGACGGCGTCAACGGCGTGCACCCCCGCCGCGGTGACCGCTATCCGGATCTGTCCCTTGCCCGCCACCGGGTCGGGGACCGACTCGTACTGCAACGTCTCGGGTGGACCGAACTCATACTGTCGGATCGCGAACATGGCTGCCTCTCTACTGTGGATGGGGAGTTACGGCTGGTACGGGGTGTCGTTGCGAGCGGTGCGCAGCGCGTTGCCCCACCACGTCAACTGATCCAGCAACTGCTTGGCCGCAGCCGAGGTGCCCTCGGCGTCCTTGGGGTTGCCGTCCTCGTCGAACAACGTCCAGTAGTTGACGAAACTGATCGTGTCGCGCACGGTGATCGCGTGAACCTCCGGGAACACCTGGCGCAGCTGCTCGACGGCGCGCTGTCCACCGACCATGCCGCCGTAGGAGACGAACCCGACGGGCTTGGCGTTCCACTCGGCGTTGTAGTAGTCGATCGCGGCCTTCAGCGGTGCCGGGAAGCTGTGGTTGTACTCGGGAGTGACCACGACGAAGGCGTCGGCCTTCTTGAGGCGCTGCCCCAGGGCGGCCACCGCCGGGTGCTCGTCGTCGTCGCCGTGGTGGCCGATGTCGACCGGCAGCGAGCAGTCCAGCAGATCGACCACATCCACGTCGAAGCCGCCGTGTCGGCGGGCGTGCTCGGCGAACCAATTGGCGGGGACCGGACCGAACCGTCCCTTCCGGGTGCTGCCGATGATGATGGCCAACTTCAAGGGTGACATCGTGAATCCTTCAGGTATTGCGTTCATTGGACTCGTCAAACCTACGAACCGGCCACGGTGGGCCGCATCGGTCACGTGACTGGTCACCTGAGGCCGTCGACCGGTCGGGTTAGGTAGGGCGCGACGCGAACCCACCCGAATCGACGGAGCCGACGGCGACGTCCGTCACGCCCCGGCCGTGCCCACCGTCGTCTCCGCAGGTCGACACCGACGGGCACGGTGCGGGACAGCCGGTGGTCGCTTGACGGATGCGGTGATGACGCACCGGTTTCTAGCGTCGGGGCATGACTTCTCAACCGACTACCCGCTGGGGGCCGGTCGTGGCGTTGGCGCTGGCCATGGTCGTCAACACCTCCGACATGACGATCGCGGCCATCGTGCTGCCCGGTATCGCCGACGACTTCGGCATCACCCCCGCCACCAGTGCCTGGGTGCTGCTGGCCTATTCGCTGCCTATGGCGGCCATCGCGATACCGGCCGGTCGCTGGGTCGACCGATCGGATCTGCGTGCGGTCTTCGTACTCTCGATGGTGGGTGTCGCCGCTGCCAGCATCGTGGCGGCGGTGGCCCCGACGTTCTGGGTGCTGCTGGCGGCCCGGTTCTTCCAGGGGTTCGTCGCCGCGTTGACCATGGCGGCCTACATGCCGATCGTGGTCAGCAGCGTCCGCGACGAACAGCGGGGACGCGCCATCGGTTACATCGTCAGCATCATGACGATCGGTGGAATGATCGGCGCGCCGCTGGGCGGCCTCGTCGCCGGTGGTTTCGGGTGGCCAGGGGTGTTCCTGCTCAAGTTGCCGGTGGTGCTCGCCGCGGTCGTCGTCGGTCTGATGACGGTGCCCTCCAACGGAAAGCGGCTGCCGACCCCCGACGGCACACTGTTGCGCGACACCATCGTGGTCGGTGGTGCCATCACCGGCCTGGTCCTGGGAATGGAGAACCTGGGTTCGGCTCCGATCGTGGCGGCGGGTTTGATCGCGGTGGCCGTGATCCTGGCGATCGTGTGGATTCGACTGGCGACCTCCAAACCGATCATCTCGGTGATCGCGAGCCGGGTTCTGGGACTGAACCTGCTCGGCCTGTTGCTGGCGAGTCTCCTCATCGGACTGATCACCTTCCTGTTGCCGTACTTCGTCACCGAGGAGATGACCGCCAGTCCGGAGATGCTCGGTGTGGTGTTGTTGGCCTACAGCGCCTCGGTGGCACCGGTCTCGCCGGTCGCGGGGTGGCTGGCCGACCGGTTCGGCCCGCACCCGGTGGCCGTGATCGGTGGTGTCATCACCGCGATCGGACTGGCCACGATGCTCACTCTGCCCAGCGGGGCCACGATGCCGGACCTGCTGTGGCGCATCGTCGTGCTGGGCATCGGTGGTGCGGTGTTCAACGGCCCGATCAACACCGCGCTCATGGCGGCCACGCCGAGGGAGATGATCGGTGTCGCGGGTGGACTGTTCGCGACGGTGCGCACACTGGCCAGCACGATCGGTCCGGCCGCCGTCGCTCTGGTATGGACATTCGGTGGCGGTGGTATCGGCGGGTTCAATGCCGCGGTGGCTCTGCTGCTGGGCAGCTACCTACTCGGGTTGGTGCTCATGGTGATCGGCCGCCCGGCGCGCGCCACGGTCGCCGCCTGAGCCTCGACGGAGCGGTCCGACCCGGAGGGCGGTGTGTGGTTGATCCGCACACCGCCCTCCGATGTGCTCACGACGAGGAGGGGGTTGGTGCGAGCCGGGTGAACTGTTCCAACGACTCGGGGTTGGCCAACGCGCCGGTGGCGGCGGCGGTCTCGACCGGGGTGCCGGTGAGGATGCGCTTGACCGGCACCTCCAGCTTCTTACCCGACAACGTGCGCGGGACCGCCGAAATCTCGTGCAGTTCGTCGGGGACGTGACGCGGGGACAGGCCGTCGCGCAGTTCGGCGGCGATGCGCCGCCGCAGACCGGCGTCGACGGTGACCCCCGGCGCCGGGACCACGAACAGCAACAGTCGTCCCATTCCGCCGTGCGGGTCCTCCAGGTGGATGACCAGGGAGTCGGCGACCTCCTCCATGCCCTCCACGACCGAATAGAACTCCGCGGTGCCCAACCGGACCCCACCGCGTTTGAGGGTCGCGTCGCTTCGGCCGGTGATGACACAGGTGCCGCGATCGGTGACGGTGATCCAGTCGCCGTGGCGCCACACGCCGTCGTAGGTGTCGAAATAAGCCTCCCGATACCGGGAACCGTCGTCGTCGCCCCAGAAACCGACCGGCATCGAGGGCATCGGAGCGGTGATGACCAGCTCGCCCTGTTCACCGATCACGGCGTTGCCGTCGGAGTCGAACGCCTCCACCCTGCTGCCCAGGCATCGGCAGGCGATCTCGCCCCGGTAGACCGGCACCAGCGGTGCTCCACCGACGAATCCGGTGCACACGTCGGTTCCACCCGACAGCGAGGTCAGCATCACCGACGAGGAGACGGCGTCGTAGACGTAGTCGAAGCCCTCCGGCGGCAACGGAGACCCCGTCGAACCGATGCCCTTCAGGTGCGACAGATCGGCCACTTCGGAGGGACGGATGCCGCGCTTGCGGCACGCCAGCAGATACGGCGCCGAGGTTCCGAAGTTGGTGATGCCGCACTCCTCCACAAGCCTCCACTGTGCTGAGAGGTCGGGGTACGTCGGGTTCCCGTCGAACAGCACCATGGTCGCGCCCACCATCGGGGCCGACACCAGGTAGTTCCACATCATCCAGCCGGTGGTGCAGAACCAGTAGAACCGATCGGACGGCCCGAGGTCGTGATGCAGCGCCAGCATCTTCAGATGCTCCAGGCTGATCCCGCCGTGTCCGTGCACAATGGGCTTGGGCAGTCCGGTG
Proteins encoded:
- a CDS encoding class I SAM-dependent methyltransferase, whose translation is MNHDRLLASSFGAAATAYAEHRPDYADAAIRWALEHAPGRRVLDLGAGTGKLTAALLAFGADVIAVEPDSAMLAQLRQSLPQVRALSGSAESIPLPDSAVDAVVAGNAMHWFDMTTAGPEIARVLAPQGVLAGLWNVMDDRVGWVAALERVSGSAAIGPRDTLSGWRTATADMHLPATGPTLFGSPEQAEFPHGQPRTADSLAATLGTRAGMLVMPQPERRATLDRIRGFLAAESETADGEFTLPLLSGVLRLRRLPNGQNRTPRLAR
- a CDS encoding cystathionine beta-synthase; translation: MRYVNSVIDLIGDTPLVKLNKVTEGIDALVLAKVEYVNPGGSVKDRIATRMIEDAEKAGLLKPGGTIVEPTSGNTGVGLAMVAQQKGYDCVFVCPDKVSEDKRNVLKAYGARVEVCPTAVAPEDPRSYYNVSDRLVKEIPGAWKPDQYSNPANPRSHYETTGPELWKQTEGRITHFVAGVGTGGTISGTGRYLKDQGDVKVIGADPEGSVYSGGTGRPYLVEGVGEDFWPGNYDRTICDEIVEVTDADSFAMTRRLALEEGLLVGGSCGMAVVAALEVARKAGPDDVIVVLLPDGGRGYLSKIFNDEWLTEYGFLKAGNVDTTVAEVLDEKTGNLPELVHVHPTDTVRDAIGILREYGVSQMPVLKAEPPVVTGEIAGAVAERDLLDALFSGSAALHDPVERHVGPSLPMIGGGEPVARAVDLLAKDDAAVVLVDGKPRGILTRQDLLTYLQGR
- a CDS encoding NADPH-dependent FMN reductase, which encodes MSPLKLAIIIGSTRKGRFGPVPANWFAEHARRHGGFDVDVVDLLDCSLPVDIGHHGDDDEHPAVAALGQRLKKADAFVVVTPEYNHSFPAPLKAAIDYYNAEWNAKPVGFVSYGGMVGGQRAVEQLRQVFPEVHAITVRDTISFVNYWTLFDEDGNPKDAEGTSAAAKQLLDQLTWWGNALRTARNDTPYQP
- the murG gene encoding undecaprenyldiphospho-muramoylpentapeptide beta-N-acetylglucosaminyltransferase; translated protein: MRTNTYAPEFRLVVTGGGTGGHVYPALTTVNTLRERLAAEGGDMQVLWVGQVDSLEARVAQAEGIDFTSVAVGKIRRSSNPLKMLSPRNIRDMANVPIGVMQARKVLRRFRPDVVLATGGYVTVPVGLAARFNKVPLVIHEQTVRLGLANRLLAREGVRVAVSSEASLPLLPEAVRPSAVVTGNPVRREIFTGHPGRAAQALGFTGWESGLPTVYVTGGSTGAAQVNELMTQILPRLLPYANVIHQCGAGQFDELRQRPLNVPGELARRYHLTAFLGSELPDVLALADIVVSRSGAGTVAELTALGKPAVFIPYPHAAGDEQAHNALHLAEQNAAVALLGEVTAERLLDAVGRLLSDAWARTDMAGRAKAVGKPNAAYHLADLVLAAARSGAGK
- a CDS encoding zinc-binding dehydrogenase; this encodes MFAIRQYEFGPPETLQYESVPDPVAGKGQIRIAVTAAGVHAVDAVIRTGTGSGPFAPPELPMTPGREVAGVVDQVGEDVDESWLGKRVVTHLGMASGGYAEKAVREVEAVHEIPEGVDDAEAVTMIGTGRTAVGILDNTPISADDVVVVTAAAGGIGNLLVQAARAVGATVVGLAGGPAKVDQVRALASEVIAVDYRAEGWPLLVRDELAGREATLVFDGVGGKPGRAAFDLLGIGGKLIMFGWSAGEPIELSAADLFERYLTASVVLGPTILKRPGGIRALETEALRQVAQRRMVPITQSFPLAEAGKAQHALETRETVGKVVLIP
- a CDS encoding M23 family metallopeptidase, giving the protein MRSVLLTTVAAAVLTTGIVAAPTITQADDPTTCVPAESEQHGIATFGYFSSQFETASTIHTIALERHLPERASLIAITASMADTGLLNQQPDDDADGVGIFGWTPSEAIGDAEQLSDPGYSAGRFFDRMVEVGGWQDMPPAQVARVVQGEAKGTVYAENQASARVLMTMLQGSIDCLPVVSPGEYTHPTPGVSAGGGFRTPDGPGHDGIDFSGYRGTPILAAGDGTVVTVLCNAHTADGAPYSCDVDGSPQVLGCGWYLEILHTDQTVTRYCHFESEPPVAVGERVSAGQEIGTMGSSGNSSGPHLHFETHMAYPAWPGTAVDPRDYLAKRGVRF
- a CDS encoding MFS transporter, which encodes MTSQPTTRWGPVVALALAMVVNTSDMTIAAIVLPGIADDFGITPATSAWVLLAYSLPMAAIAIPAGRWVDRSDLRAVFVLSMVGVAAASIVAAVAPTFWVLLAARFFQGFVAALTMAAYMPIVVSSVRDEQRGRAIGYIVSIMTIGGMIGAPLGGLVAGGFGWPGVFLLKLPVVLAAVVVGLMTVPSNGKRLPTPDGTLLRDTIVVGGAITGLVLGMENLGSAPIVAAGLIAVAVILAIVWIRLATSKPIISVIASRVLGLNLLGLLLASLLIGLITFLLPYFVTEEMTASPEMLGVVLLAYSASVAPVSPVAGWLADRFGPHPVAVIGGVITAIGLATMLTLPSGATMPDLLWRIVVLGIGGAVFNGPINTALMAATPREMIGVAGGLFATVRTLASTIGPAAVALVWTFGGGGIGGFNAAVALLLGSYLLGLVLMVIGRPARATVAA
- a CDS encoding peptidoglycan DD-metalloendopeptidase family protein, with amino-acid sequence MSSRPQLSRRNLLRGSAVALGAGLSGVALAGTASASDFYNPFAGYPISDGWAEHVARGSLGGIDYPMSVGTTLPACGGGTVTNNPNNGTGGYTVTIAHPNGYRSQYLHLSGFLLANGTVVSAGAAVGLSGGAAGAPGSGSSTGPHCHWHMINPSGTRINPLEFLGGGGGGGLPKTSTEQDGIPGPIFWKRVQNWVRIDAGYTGPIDGAPGPNTYAAMQRYLAAHHGYGGPADGDPGPNTYAALQRLAAQHGYTGPIDGEMGPNSWRGVARFVNQNRFD